A segment of the Clostridia bacterium genome:
GGCAAATCAGGGGTTAATCACCGGATGCGCAAGATCAACCGCTGGGCGGAAGAAGCCAAGCGAGGAAATATCCCTGCCTGGCGGGGCCCAGTAGCCCCAGGGAAAGGGAGATGTAGGGTTGATTGAATCGCAGGGTGTGAGCCGTGGAGGAGATTCGCTGCCTCCACGGCGGTATCGTTGTTACCCAGTTACCGATGGTCGCAATTCACTGCAACACCTGTATGAAGTGGTTAGCTTAGGCAAAGTAGTCAAAAACTTCGTGGTCATCGATCTCTGCCGTTATCTGCCTTGGCTGGGTGCCAAGAACTGGCTTTACCGGCACCTGTTAAAAATGAAAGTGGGCCGCCATGTTTCCGCCGGGCTCATGGTGATGCTGGACGTTTTCTTCCCCGAGATGATCTCCATTGGCGACAATACCATCATTGGCTATAACACGGTAATCTTATGCCATGAGTTCCTGGTGGATCATTACCGCTTGGGGCCAGTACATATCGGCAAGAACGTCATGATTGGCGCTAACTGCACCATTCTGCCCGGAGTCCATATTGGCGATGGGGCCATTGTCTCCGCCTGCTCCTTGGTTAACCGCGACGTGCCTGCTTATGCCATGGTGGGCGGGGTACCAGCTCGTTTCATCCGTTGGCTGACGCCGACCGATCCCAAGGAGGGTGGTACTAATCATGGCGCCGCTAGGCCGCTTGATTAAGAGCTTATGGGAGAATCCGGCCCAAAAGTGGTTGTTGGATTTACTGATAGTTGCTAATGTAGCCGGAGCTATTTACGGCTTTTACTGGTACTTGCCTCAGTTTTTGGAGACTTCACCGCGGGTGTGGGTGCTGGTAGCTGATAGCCCTATTTCTGCCGCCCTGTTTGCTTTGGCCATGCTGGCCTTGGCCCGCGGGTGGGCCAAGCAGTGGCAGCCAGGGCTGCTATTCTTAGCCTCGGCCTCAGTCATCAAGTATGGAATTTGGGCGGTGGTGATAATTAGCGAGTATTGGCTTAGCGGTTATTCGGTCCAGCCGCTGCACCTGGGTCTATGGCTATCCCATGTGGGCATGGCAGTGGAAGGCTGGATCTTTCTTCGCCACCTCCGGCTGGGACGGCTGGCGGTGATAACGGTGGGCGCTTGGATGTTGCTTAACGATACCGCTGATTATCTTTTTGAGCTTCATCCCTACCTCTATACCCCTGACCAATGGCTTTTGGCGGCGGTTTCAGCGAGCGTATTGAGCTTGGCTCTAATTGCCAGCGGTTGGGCCCGTCAAGAAAGAATTCAGAACTAGCAGGAAAAGGTTTGCTAAAGGTTGAATACTATACGTACAGGGTTAACCCATCCTTAAGGAGCAGCCCAGTACGGGTTGACCAGCCTGAGCCCCGGGGGAAGCAGCAAAGGGAAGTGGTGCCTGTGCGTATGGATATGGGTCTCAACCTAGAGCAAACGCAAAAGTTGATCATGACCCCCGAACTCCGCCAGGCCATTAAGATTCTCCAGCTGTCCACCATCGAGCTAAATGAATATCTCGAACAAGAGGTGCTGGAGAATCCCCTGTTGGAGCTTGGCAATGACGTTGAATTGCCTGGCAACGGGGTTGAAGCCGAGAGCCAGCTCAGCCAGACCGAGGAGCTTCCTGTTCCTGAGCTAGATGTAGACTGGCAAGAATACTTTCAGGATGAAAGCGATCTCGGGTTTATCCCTTCTCCGCGGTCGGAGGAGAAAAACTATTCCTTTGAATACTTTACCAGTAAAGAGCCTACCCTGCACGACCATCTTCGCTATCAGGTGCAAATGGCATTTCCTGCCGGCCGGCAGCGGGATATCGGTCTATTTCTGATTGGCAACATCGATGATCATGGATACCTGCAGCTGAGTCTACAGGATGCCGCCCAATACCTTGGCCTTGAGACTTGGGAGGTGCAGCAGGTACTGGAAGTAATCCAGACCTTTGACCCGCCGGGAGTGGGGGCGAGGACCCTGGAAGAGTGCCTAATAATCCAGTTACGCCAGCGCGACCACTACGATCCCTTGGTTCTGGAAGTGATAAAGCACGGGCTGCGGGACTTGGCAGCTGGGCGATTGGCGCGAATTGCCCGCCGCCTCAATACTACCGTCCAGCGCATCCAGGAAATCAGCGATTTTATCCGGACTCTCAATCCCAAACCGGGGAGCTCGTTTGGCGGCACCCAGGGAGTACGTTATATTGTCCCGGATGTAATCATTGAGCGAGTAGATGAGGAATACGTGGTCATCCTCAACGATTCAATAACACCTCGCCTCGGTATCAATCCCTTATATCGCCAACTGCTTTGCCACGATCATATGTGCGATCCCGAGACTCGCAAGTTCCTTCAGAACAAGCTTAACGCTGCCGCTCGCATCATCCGCAGCGTGGAGCAACGCCGCACCACCCTCTACCGAGTGGTCAGCTGCTTAGTGAACTTCCAACGGGAGTTTCTGGATAAAGGGATTAAATATTTAAAACCTTTGACCTTGCGCCAGGTGGCTGAAACCCTAGGTATTCATGAATCCACGGTTAGCCGGGCAACCGCCAACAAATACGCCCAGACCCCTCAGGGCGTATTTGAGCTCAAGTTTTTCTTTGCCAGCGGCGTGGGCGGAGGTCCTAGCGCTGACGGTCTAGTGGCTTCCGCCGAGAGCATTAAGAAGATCATCAGCGAGCATATAAACCGCGAGCACCCTGGTCGCCCTTTAACTGATCAACAGTTAGCTGACCTCATTTCCAGTCAGGGAGTTGCTATTTCCCGCCGTACCGTAGCCAAGTACCGGAACGAGCTAGGCATACCCGTGGCTGCCAAGCGCCGCCGGTACTGATCTTCCCCAACCCACCAGTTTCTCCGGGGCTATCCATGCCAGGACGTCAGTCCGAAAGCGATCCAGCACTCAATCAGCAGGTAACTAGGACTTAGTAAGGGTATCTTAACCGACGGGCGATGCTTGGTGGAAGGATGGGTGAATTGAGTGCTGGACACCTTAGCGCAAGTGAAGCGGAGGTGGGCCCGAGGGCAGGAGGGAACCTGGCCCTTACGCCGGCCAGGGTAAGTTTTGACCGGGCAAACTTTGGCTACAGGTTTGGTTAACCCTTGGTTGGATTTAGCTATTGAGGAAGGATTTTTCCTGCCTGTGTGGAAAGAAGTATGCCTGGTATGGCGGGGAAATACTAAGAGTAAACCCAAAAGGAGGATGGTTCCATGGCGGTAAGAGTTGGTATCAATGGCTTTGGCCGAATTGGACGGTTGGTATTCAGGGCAGCCATAGGCAACCCCGACCTGGAAGTGGTTGCGGTTAACGACCTGACCGATGCCCGCACCAATGCCCACCTACTAAAGTATGATTCGGTTCACGGGGTACTAGATGCCCAGGTGAGCGCAGCTGATGATAGCCTAGTGGTTAACGGTCGGCAAACTAAAGTTCTGGCTGAACGCGACCCCAAGAACCTTCCTTGGAAGGATCTGGGCGTAGAGATAGTAGTGGAGTCGACGGGCTTATTTACCGATGCTACCAAGGCAGCTGCCCACCTGGAGGCAGGAGCCAAGAAGGTAATCATCAGCGCTCCGGCCAAGAATGAAGACATCACCATTGTCATGGGCGTAAACGAGGACCAATATAACCCTAGCCAGCACCGGATAATTTCCAATGCTTCTTGCATTACCAACTGCTTGGCTCCCGTAGCCAAGGTCCTGCACCAAACCTTTGGCATCCGGCGGGGACTAATGACCACCATTCACTCCTATACCAACGATCAGCGCATCCTGGATATGACCCATAAGGACCTGCGGCGGGCCCGAGCAGCAGCCCTTTCCATGATTCCCACCACTACCGGGGCGGCCAAGGCGGTATCGCTGGTCTTGCCTGAGCTCAAAGGCAAGCTCAACGGCTTTGCCATTCGGGTTCCTACCCCCAACGTCTCGGTGGTCGACCTAGTGGCGGAGTTGGAGCGGGAGGTTACCGTGGAGGAAGTCAACGGTGCCTTGCGGCAGGCAGCCCAAGGGGCGCTCCGGGGGATCCTCGACTACACCGAGGAGCCGCTGGTTTCCAGCGACTTCAATGGCAATCCCCATTCCTCCATTGTTGATGCCCTTTCCACCATGGTCATGGAAGGAAGCATGGTCAAGGTTATCGCCTGGTATGACAATGAGTGGGGTTACTCCAACCGGGTAGTGGACTTGGCTGCCTATATGGCTAGGAAAGGACTATAAAGGCTGGAGGCAAGAAGACAAGGTTAGGAAGAGGGTTAGGTAATGACTAAAAAGACAGTCCGGGATATAGATGTCAAGAATAAGAGGGTCCTGGTCCGGGTCGACTTCAACGTGCCCTTGGATGCCCAGGGACAAATAACCGACGATACCCGCATCCGTGCTGCCCTGCCTACGATTAAATACCTCCAGCAGAGGGGTGCCAAGGTGATCCTGGTATCTCACCTGGGTCGTCCCAAGAAGCCGGAAGACCGGCAGAAGTTGCGCATGGATCCGGTGGCTAGAAGGCTGGGCGAGCTCCTTGGCACCGAGGTTAAAAAGGCCGATGAGGTAATCGGTCCCGAGGTTGAGGCTTTGGCCGCATCCCTCCAGCCGGGGCAGATCCTGCTTTTAGAAAACGTCCGCTTCCATGCCGAAGAAGAGAAAAACGATCCGGCCTTTTCCGCCCAGTTGGCCCGGCTGGCCGAGGTTTATGTTAATGATGCCTTTGGCACTGCCCACCGCGCTCATGCTTCTACCGAGGGAGTAGCTCACCTGTTGCCAGCGGTAGCTGGTTTCCTGGTAGAGAAAGAAATCTCTACCATGGGTGAGGCACTAGAAAAGCCGGAGCGACCCTTCGTGGCTGTTATCGGCGGAGCTAAGGTATCGGATAAGATCGGGGTCTTGGAGAATCTCATTTCCAAGGTCGATAAACTAATCATCGGCGGAGGCATGGCCAATACCTTCTTGGCCGCAGAGGGCAAAGCCATGGGCAGATCCCTGGTGGAAGCTGACAAGCTGGATGTAGCCCGCCGCTTGGAGCGGGAAGCTAAGGAGCGGGGCGTTGAGGTGCTCCTTCCGGTTGACTTGGTGGTTGCTGCTGACAAAACTGCTAGCGCTCCCACCCAGATAGTAGCGGCGGGAGACGTACCTGACGGCTGGATGGCGCTAGATATTGGTCCTGAGACCCAAAAGCGCTTTGCCGCCGCCATCGAAGGGGCCAAAACTGTGGTCTGGAATGGCCCCATGGGAGTATTTGAGCTGGAACCCTTCAAGCAGGGGACCGTGGCGGTGGCCCAAGCCATGGCTGCCTGCCGCGGCACCACCATTGCCGGCGGGGGCGACTCCGTGGCAGCTCTGGAGCAAGCAGGGTTGGCCGACAAGCTGACCCACGTATCTACTGGCGGGGGAGCTTCGCTGGAGTTTCTGGAAGGCAAGAGTTTACCTGGCATTGCCGCCCTCCAAGATGCCTAAGGAGGGGATAGCTTTGCGACGGCCATTAATTGCTGGCAACTGGAAAATGCATAATACTATCAATGAGGCCAGGGCGCTCTTGACAGCGCTTTTGCCGCAAGTTCGGGGCAGCCGATGCCAAGTGGTAGTCTGCCCGCCATTCACTTGCCTGGCAGCAGTGGCTGAGCTATGTGCGGGCAGCGAGGTGGGGGTAGGAGCCCAGGATGTATTTTGGGAGGAGAAAGGGGCATTTACTGGGGAAATCTCTCCACCCATGCTCAAGGAGGCTGGATGCTCCCATGTTATCATCGGTCACTCCGAGCGCCGCCAGTACTTTGGGGAGACCGATCTTAATGTAAATCGAAAAGCGAAGGCAGCGCTTCAGCATGGGCTCGTTCCCATCATTTGTGTGGGCGAAACTCTAGAAGAACGCGAGGCGGGGGTCACCAAGGAGATCTGCCGCCGTCAGCTAGAGGGAGCTCTCCAGGGGGTTACCGCAGCCCAGGCCGAAGCCGTGGTGGTGGCTTACGAGCCGGTGTGGGCCATCGGTACCGGCCGCTCGGCCAGCGCTGCTGACGCCCAAGAGGTTATCGCCTACATTCGTGAGCTACTGAGCGGGCGCTTTGGCAAGCAAGTGGCGGCCAAGGTTAGGATTCTGTACGGGGGGAGCGTCAAACCAGAAAATACGGCGGAATTGATGGCTAAACCGGATATTGATGGGGCTTTGGTAGGCGGGGCCAGCCTTGATGCCAGCTCCTTTGCCAGCATTATCAAATTAGCAGAGGCTGCCTGTGGCTACCAGAGCAATTAGAGGTGAAGTTATTGGTTAACCATTGGCAACGCAAGCTGGTAATGCTAGTAGTCCTAGATGGCTGGGGGGTAAGCCAGCGAGCGGAGGGAAACGCTACGGTGGAAGCCAACCTGCCTAACTTCCGTTGGCTTAACCATCATTACCCCAGCACTACTTTGAATGCTTCCGGGGAAGCAGTGGGATTGCCGGAAGGGCAAATGGGCAACTCCGAAGTTGGCCACCTGAATATCGGGGCCGGAAGAATAGTATATCAGGAGTTCACGCGGATCAGCCGCGCCATCAAAGACGGCAGCTTTTTTGTCAACCCGGTCCTGTTAGGGGCGGTAGCCCAGGCCCGAAAGGGCCACGCTTTGCACCTGATGGGGTTGGTATCGCCTGGCGGCGTGCACAGCCACAGCCAGCACCTGTACGCGCTGTTGGAGCTAGCTCGGCAAAACGGACTGAAAAGGGTATATGTTCATGCGTTTCTAGACGGGCGGGATGTACCCCCTGCCAGCGCCCAGGAATACTTAGCTGACCTTGAGGCTACTTGTAAAAACCTAGGCGTAGGCCGCATTGCTACGGTGATGGGGCGGTATTATGCCATGGATCGGGATCGCCGCTGGGAGCGTACCGCCCGAGCCTACCGGGCCATGGTATTGGGAGAAGGGGAGAGGGCTACTAGCGCTGAGGCAGCCGTAAGTCAGGCTTATGCCCGCGGGGTGACTGATGAATTTGTTGAACCTACGGTAATCATCGATGGCGAGGAAGGGCAGCCGGTGGGGCTGGTGGCGCCGGAGGATGCAGTCATCTTCTTTAATTTTCGAGCGGACCGGGCGCGCCAGCTTACTCGCGCTTTTGTCGATGATGATTTCCAAGGTTTTGAGCGTCCGAGAGGAAAGCTGGGGGTGCATTTTGTCTGCTTCACTGAATACGACGTGACTATAAAGGCGCCGGTGGCTTTTCCGCCTCAGGAATTGACCAATACCTTCGGCCAGGTGATTGCCAACCGGGGCTTACGGCAACTGCGAATTGCGGAAACCGAAAAGTATGCTCATGTAACCTTCTTCTTCAATGGAGGAGTTGAAGAGCCCAACCCCGGAGAAGATCGGGTTCTCATCCCTTCTCCCAAGGTGGCTACCTACGACCTCAAGCCGGAAATGAGCGCCTACCAGGTGACCGAGGAAGTACTGCGCCGTTTGGACAGCCGCCAGTACCAGGTGGTGATCCTCAACTTTGCCAATCCCGACATGGTAGGGCATACCGGGGTAATGAAAGCGGCAGTGCAGGCGATAGAGGCGGTTGACAATTGCTTAGGGCGGATTGCCGAGAAAGTGCGCCAGCTGGGCGGTAGCTTGCTGATAACTGGAGATCATGGCAACGTGGAGCAGATGCTGGAGGAAGATACGGGCCAGCCGCACACTGCCCATACTACTAATCCGGTGCCCTTCATCTTGGTTGATGATGAGCTTAGGGAAGCTGGGGTAAGCCTGCGTTCTGGCGGAGCCTTACGGGACATTGCTCCTACCATGCTTGAGCTCTTGGACATTCCTAAGCCGGCGGAGATGAGCGGCGTGTCTCTCTTGGTACCGGCCGAGGTGGTGGAAGACAAAGTCGAGGGTGAAAGCACGGCTAGCCAGGAATATCGCTTGCCAGCCGACTAGGGCGTTAACTATGGCGAGGCGGATCAATCGACAGTCAATTAAGGAGGTTGGAGATGAACACCGTTATTGAAGATGTGTACGCGCGGGAAATCTTGGACTCCCGAGGTAACCCTACGGTGGAGGTGGATGTCTATCTGGAGGATGGCACTCTAGGCCGAGCCGCCGTTCCTTCCGGGGCTTCTACTGGAACTTACGAAGCTTTGGAGCTTCGAGATGGAGACCAGGATCGCTACCTAGGTAAGGGAGTCCTAACGGCTGTAGATAACGTCAACAACGTGATTGCGCCTGAGTTGGTAGGCTTGGACGCAGTTGACCAGGCTGGGGTAGACAATTTTCTCCTGGATTTAGATGGGACTCCCAACAAATCCAAGCTAGGTGCCAATGCCATCTTGGGAGTGTCCTTGGCGGTGGCCAAGGCCGCGGCCAAGTCGCTGGGGTTACCCTTATATCGATATCTGGGAGGCGTCAATGCCAAGGAGCTGCCAGTGCCGATGATGAATATCCTCAACGGCGGCAAGCATGCGGATAACCCCATTGATATTCAAGAATTCATGATTGTTCCTACCGGGGCGGAGAGCTTTGCCGAGGCCCTGCGGATGGGAGCGGAAGTCTTCCACCATTTGAAGTCCTATCTGAAGGAAAAGGGATTGAATACCTCGGTGGGGGATGAAGGCGGTTTTGCTCCCAGCCTAGCCTCGGCTGTAGATGCCCTGGGCGCCATCATGAAGGCCATCGAGCAGGCTGGCTATCGCCCTGGGGAAGACGTTATGCTGGCCATTGATACCGCTGCCAGCGAGCTTTATCGCGATGGGGTTTATCACTTCAGTGGAGAACAAGTGACTCGTTCCACCGAGGAGCTAATTGACTACTACGTAGGGCTGGTGGATCAGTTCCCAATTATTTCCATTGAAGATGGTTTGGCTGAAGATGACTGGGATGGCTGGAGGAAACTGACCCGGCGCTTAGGCGAGCGGGTCCAGCTAGTTGGAGACGACCTGTTTGTGACCAACGTTGAAAAACTGGGTCGGGGTATCCAGGAGGGGGTAGCTAATTCTATCCTAATCAAAGTAAACCAGATTGGCACTCTCACCGAAACCTTGGATGCCATGGAGATGGCTAAGAAAGCTGGCTATACCGCAGTGGTGTCGCACCGCTCCGGGGAAACCGAGGATACCACTATCGCCGACATTGCCGTGGGTATGAATGCCGGCCTGATCAAGACCGGAGCTCCTTCGCGTACCGATCGGGTGGCCAAGTACAACCGGTTGCTACGGATAGAAGATGAATTGGAGATTGTTGCTAGTTATCCGGGTCGGAGAGCCTTTTACCAGATTTTCGCCCTAAGGTAGCCGCTTAGCGGACAGTTTACCGATCTCGGTAGAGCAGCTTACCCAAAGTAACTGGCCCCACGTAAGGTGGGCACAATTCCTTGACTGCTTCCAGGCGCAGCAGGCTGGAAGTGTACCAAGGTAGATCAGCAGGGGGCGGCGGACCGATGAGGTCCGCCGCCTCTGGATATTCCTGGGCTACAAAGCTAGCGCTGGGTAGGGTATAACGGTGAAACTGGGGGATGACCATGGTAATGGCAAAGCCAGCTTGCAGGATGGCCCGTTCCAAGTCATACCAGCGCTGGACAGAGGATTCGACGCTGGTAAGGCCTAGGTAAAGCGCAGCACCAGGACCAACCAGAGCTTGGGCGCAGCGCGATAGGAACAGCTTGAAACCGGCCTTGGTTTCCACCGGATCCGTGACCGCTAAGGTGAACTGGGAGTCCAAATCGGAGGGTAGCTCCTTCTGGGCATCGTAAAGCCTGACCTCTAGGTTTAAATTGTAAGCAGAACTGGTTTGGGAGATGAACTCCACCAGCCTAGGGTCAATCTCCAGAACCGTCACCCGGTTGGGGAGTCCGGTCATAGCGGCGGCTATCCCCACCAAGTCATCGTCGCCTAGGATTAAGAGGTTGGCCCCCTCCAGGTCTCCGCAATTGAAGATAGTCTTTACTCTTTCTACCGTAAGCTCTGGCCAAATGGGTCCTTGATCGTAAACCGTATCCGGCCGCGGCCGCTGCCGGCAAATGGACTGCATTTCTTTAGTAAGGGTTGAGAAGTCGGGATCCTTGGGGGCAGGCCCAGTCCGGGCAAATTTCGGTCCGTGGCGCCGGATCAGGCTTTCATCGAGGAGCTGATGCAAGGCTTGGGCTAGGATCTCGATGGGTGCATTGGTGACAGCCAAAAGCTCCCAAAAGCTTTGGGGCTGCTCTAATTTCCGTATCACCTGGCGCATGAGCTTGCGGACGGCCAAATCGGAATTAAAGGCGCCTCCCTGCATATTATTCCCCCAGTTTGTCTCTTGGGTTATGCCTTGGTTAAGGCTCCGTTATCTGTTATAGCAAAAGGGCTCTAACTACGTCAACCGGAGCCCATTGTCCCTGGAGACGAAGTTCCTTTTTCTAGGCGCGGAACCGATAAAGCCTTGGCCATGTCGTTTCGCGGCGGCGCTGTTACCGGGCTGGCAGTTACTGCCCTGAGCCTTTTGGGGGTAGCTGGACTCTTTTATGCTTTTGGAGGTGCGACCCGTCCCCAAGAGGCGCCCTTGTCCATCGTGGGGTTTGGGTTCGGAGCTAGCTTCGTAGCCCTGTTTGCCCAGCTGGGCGGCGGCATATACACCAAGGCGGCCGACGTCGGCGCCGACTTGGTGGGTAAAGTAGAGGCAGGCATTCCCGAGGATGATCCCCGAAATCCGGCTGTAGTGGCTGACCTGGTGGGAGACAATGTGGGCGACTGCGCCGGCCGTGGCGCCGACCTGTTTGAGTCCACGGCAGCTGAGAACATTGGAGCCATGATCTTGGGAATCGCCTTGTTTCCGGTGTTTGGTGTCAACGGTATTCTGTTTCCTTTAGTGGCGCGCGCTTCCGGGATCATTGCCAGCATCATCGGTATGTTTTTTGTTCACACCGATGAAAAGTCCGATCCCATGAGCGCTTTAAACCGCGGCTATATAGTGACTTCCATTTTGGCGGCTTTGTTCCTCTACTTTGTCAGCCGTTCCATGCTCAGTGCCCCAGGAGTAAATTTCCTCTACTTCTATGGAGCCGCGCTGATTGGCCTGGCGCTTAGCTTTGTCTTTGTTTACATCACCCAGTATTATACCTCTTACAGTTACCGTCCAGTGAAATCCATCGCCGAGGCCTCCAAAACCGGCTCGGCCACCAATATCATCACTGGCCTATCGGTAGGGATGGAGAGCACAGCTCTCCCGGTAATCGTAATAGTTATAGCTATTCTGGCGGCCCATTGGCTGGGCTCCCACAGCGGTCTGGCCAATGGTGGGCTTTACGGTACGGCGGTGGCTACCATGGGAATGCTTTCGGTGGCCGCGTACATTTTGGCCATGGACACTTTTGGCCCCATCACTGACAACGCTGGAGGCATCGTGGAAATGTCGGGAGCCCCGGAGGCTATCCGGCGGCGGACTGACCGGCTTGATGCGACCGGCAATACCACTAAAGCCCTAACCAAAGGGTATGCCATTGGTAGCGCTGCCCTGGCCACTTTTCTGCTTTTCTCCGCTTACATCGATGAGGTGAAGATCCGCCTAGGCATCACCGGCAACTTCCCCGTCGATATAGGCAAGCCGGAAGTATTTGCCGGCGCCTTTATTGCGGCTATGGTGGTATTCCTGTTCAGCTCTACTGCCATCCGGGCGGTAGGTAGAGCGGCCCAGTACGTGATCTTAGAAGTACGCCGGCAGTTTAAGGAAATCCCTGGCATCATGGAAGGAACGGCTCGCCCGGAGTACGGTCACTGCGTTGATATTGTCACCCGGGGTGCGCTCAAGGAGATGGTGGTGCCGGGCCTGATCGTGGTGGTAGCTCCGGTTATTGTTGGTGTAGCTTTGGGTGCTGAGGCGGCAGCTGCCTTCCTAATGGTAGGCACGATTAGCGGCGTGATCCTGGCCTTGTTCCTCAATAACGGTGGTGGAGCCTGGGATAACGCCAAGAAATACATCGAGTTAGGCAATTATGGGGGTAAAGGATCGGAGGCGCACAAAGCTGGCGTGGTCGGCGATACCGTGGGCGACCCCTGCAAGGATACCGCCGGTCCCTCGCTTCATGTTTTGGTCAAGCTGATCAGCACTATCACCTTGGTTTTAGCGGGACTATTCTTGTAAAACTCAATGCTCAGCTAGCTTGGGCACTGATTTTCAAGCGACGGGCCTTATTCCCGTCTGTGGCCAACGCAGGGGGTAATAAGGCCCTGCTTGCTTGGATTTCAGCCTGGGCCAATCCAGGTGGGCGGCTCAAGGTTGGGCTGGTGGTGGCTATGGCTGGGCAATAGCTTGTTCGGTTTGACAGGGTATGCTAAAATGAATACGTTCTCTGTAAATCCTTGTAAGGGGGTGACAAATTGTATATAGCCCTCACTGTCATTCAAGTTATCATCTGTATTCTGCTCATTATTACCGTTCTGCTACAATCGGGGCGCAGCGCTGGTCTCTCCGGAGCTATTGCCGGTGGAGCAGAGACTCTATTTGGCAAGAAAAAGGGGCTGGACGACCTCTTGGGTCGCATCACCGCAGTTTTAGCGGGCTTGTTCTTATTAATCACCTTAATAATCGCACTAGTCGCTCGCTAAGCTAAGCTGAATCTTGCCTTAATGAAGTAGCGTTGAAGCAGTCGGGGCTCCCTTGGGTTGAGTGGATCGTCTAGCCAGCCTCACAACCAGGCATGAAAAAGCCCATAGGGGATGCTGAGGCGCTGGTCCGGAAGGACATTAAGCCGAGCGGAGGAACAGCGCCCTAGCTGAGAATACATGTTTTCGTGGAGGAGGAAGAAATAATTGGAAAGGGATCTGCTTTATCTCATCCCAATAGCGGGTGGGGTTGCTCTTCTTTTTGCCTTATATTTGATAACCCGGATTAATAGTGCTGACCCTGGGACCAAGCGCATGCAAGAGATTTCCTCAGCTATTCATGAAGGAGCTATGGCCTTCTTAAAGCGGGAATACAGCATCCTGGTCTTTTTTGTAGGTGGCATGGCCGCCCTAATTGTAATCCTTGGCTTTTCTACCAAGGGAGCTGAGAGCCTACAGCCGATTACCGCGGTTCCCTATATAATTGGCACTTTGTGCTCAATCGGCGCTGGCTACATAGGTATGCAGGCGGCAACCCGGGCCAATGTTCGCACGGCCAACGCTGCTCGAACCAGCGCCAATAAAGCCCTCAACATTGCCTTCTCTAGCGGCTCAGTCATGGGGATGTGCGTAGTAGGCTTAGGTCTGGTGGGTCTCGGCATCGTCAACCTTTTATGGTCGCATAATACTAGCATCGTCAACGGTTTTGCTTTAGGGGCAAGCTCCATTGCTCTATTTGCCAGGGTGGGCGGTGGTATATATACCAAGGCAGCTGACGTGGGTGCCGACCTAGTGGGCAAGGTGGAAGCCGGCATCCCCGAGGACGATCCTCGAAACCCGGCAGTTATTGCTGACAATGTGGGCGACAACGTAGGCGACGTGGCTGGGATGGGGGCGGATCTGTTTGAGTCCTATGTCGGGTCGATTGTGTCGGCCATTGCCATTGCCGCTGCCTTTTCCATTCCGGGCGGGACTATGGCGCCCCTGCTCATCGCCGCTGCTGGTATTGTTTCCTCTATCATCGGCACTTTCTTTGTCCGGACCGA
Coding sequences within it:
- a CDS encoding acyltransferase yields the protein MPPRRYRCYPVTDGRNSLQHLYEVVSLGKVVKNFVVIDLCRYLPWLGAKNWLYRHLLKMKVGRHVSAGLMVMLDVFFPEMISIGDNTIIGYNTVILCHEFLVDHYRLGPVHIGKNVMIGANCTILPGVHIGDGAIVSACSLVNRDVPAYAMVGGVPARFIRWLTPTDPKEGGTNHGAARPLD
- a CDS encoding DUF1405 domain-containing protein, whose product is MAPLGRLIKSLWENPAQKWLLDLLIVANVAGAIYGFYWYLPQFLETSPRVWVLVADSPISAALFALAMLALARGWAKQWQPGLLFLASASVIKYGIWAVVIISEYWLSGYSVQPLHLGLWLSHVGMAVEGWIFLRHLRLGRLAVITVGAWMLLNDTADYLFELHPYLYTPDQWLLAAVSASVLSLALIASGWARQERIQN
- the rpoN gene encoding RNA polymerase factor sigma-54 — its product is MRMDMGLNLEQTQKLIMTPELRQAIKILQLSTIELNEYLEQEVLENPLLELGNDVELPGNGVEAESQLSQTEELPVPELDVDWQEYFQDESDLGFIPSPRSEEKNYSFEYFTSKEPTLHDHLRYQVQMAFPAGRQRDIGLFLIGNIDDHGYLQLSLQDAAQYLGLETWEVQQVLEVIQTFDPPGVGARTLEECLIIQLRQRDHYDPLVLEVIKHGLRDLAAGRLARIARRLNTTVQRIQEISDFIRTLNPKPGSSFGGTQGVRYIVPDVIIERVDEEYVVILNDSITPRLGINPLYRQLLCHDHMCDPETRKFLQNKLNAAARIIRSVEQRRTTLYRVVSCLVNFQREFLDKGIKYLKPLTLRQVAETLGIHESTVSRATANKYAQTPQGVFELKFFFASGVGGGPSADGLVASAESIKKIISEHINREHPGRPLTDQQLADLISSQGVAISRRTVAKYRNELGIPVAAKRRRY
- the gap gene encoding type I glyceraldehyde-3-phosphate dehydrogenase yields the protein MAVRVGINGFGRIGRLVFRAAIGNPDLEVVAVNDLTDARTNAHLLKYDSVHGVLDAQVSAADDSLVVNGRQTKVLAERDPKNLPWKDLGVEIVVESTGLFTDATKAAAHLEAGAKKVIISAPAKNEDITIVMGVNEDQYNPSQHRIISNASCITNCLAPVAKVLHQTFGIRRGLMTTIHSYTNDQRILDMTHKDLRRARAAALSMIPTTTGAAKAVSLVLPELKGKLNGFAIRVPTPNVSVVDLVAELEREVTVEEVNGALRQAAQGALRGILDYTEEPLVSSDFNGNPHSSIVDALSTMVMEGSMVKVIAWYDNEWGYSNRVVDLAAYMARKGL
- a CDS encoding phosphoglycerate kinase, which codes for MTKKTVRDIDVKNKRVLVRVDFNVPLDAQGQITDDTRIRAALPTIKYLQQRGAKVILVSHLGRPKKPEDRQKLRMDPVARRLGELLGTEVKKADEVIGPEVEALAASLQPGQILLLENVRFHAEEEKNDPAFSAQLARLAEVYVNDAFGTAHRAHASTEGVAHLLPAVAGFLVEKEISTMGEALEKPERPFVAVIGGAKVSDKIGVLENLISKVDKLIIGGGMANTFLAAEGKAMGRSLVEADKLDVARRLEREAKERGVEVLLPVDLVVAADKTASAPTQIVAAGDVPDGWMALDIGPETQKRFAAAIEGAKTVVWNGPMGVFELEPFKQGTVAVAQAMAACRGTTIAGGGDSVAALEQAGLADKLTHVSTGGGASLEFLEGKSLPGIAALQDA
- a CDS encoding triose-phosphate isomerase, with the protein product MRRPLIAGNWKMHNTINEARALLTALLPQVRGSRCQVVVCPPFTCLAAVAELCAGSEVGVGAQDVFWEEKGAFTGEISPPMLKEAGCSHVIIGHSERRQYFGETDLNVNRKAKAALQHGLVPIICVGETLEEREAGVTKEICRRQLEGALQGVTAAQAEAVVVAYEPVWAIGTGRSASAADAQEVIAYIRELLSGRFGKQVAAKVRILYGGSVKPENTAELMAKPDIDGALVGGASLDASSFASIIKLAEAACGYQSN